The genomic stretch GTCGCAAATGCGCCCCGGATCGGTGATCGTGGACATCTCGATTGATCAGGGTGGGTGCTTCGGGACGAGTCGGGTCACAACCCACGCAGACCCCACTTATGTAACCTCCGGGGTGGTACACTACTGCGTTGGGAACATGCCGGGTGCTGTTCCTCACACGTCGACCTACGCGCTGACGAACGCGACGATGCCGTACGTCGTCGCGCTTGCTCGAAAGGGCATCGTCGGGGCGATTCACGACGATGCGACTCTGGCGCAAGGGGTGAACGTGTACGAAGGCAGCGTGACCAATCAGGCGGTCGCCGAGGCTCACGGCCTTTCGTGCCTGCCTCTCGAATCCCTCCTGGTTCCTTAACGACCTCCTTCCGAGCGAGTATCCCCATGAGTACCTCTGAGCGTTCCCACGTTGAGTCGAGCCGTTCGACGGCCGACTTGGCCCACCGGTTCCTAGATCACCTTCGGGTCGAGCGAGGCGTGGCCCCGAACACCCTGAACGCGTATGGGCGAGATCTGCGTCTGTATCTGGCGGACCTCGCGGACCAGGGGATCGACGACGTTGCCTGCATCCGCGACCAGGACATTTCCGGATTCGTCGAGAGGATGCGAGGGCGGGAATACGCCGAAGGGCGTCGGTATTCGGAAGCCACAGTGGCCCGAGTGATCGCTGCCGTTCGGGGATTCCACAGGTATCTCTTGCGAGAGGGCATCGTGGGGTCGGACGCCTCGGAGCCCGTCGGATCGATGCGGATCTCCCGGGCACTGCCCAAGGCTTTGTCGTCGGACGAGGTCGAGCGTCTATTGCGCGCCGTGGCCGCAGAGGGTCCCGCCGCCCTGCGTGACCGTGCGATGTTGGAAACGCTCTACGCGGCCGGCCTGAGGATCTCCGAGTTGACCTTCCTGGACGTTGACGACGTGGATCTTGAGGACGCCACGGTCCGGTGCGTCGGGAAAGGCTCGAAGGAGCGGGTCGTCCCCATGGGTCGAGTCGCCGTCGATGCGCTCGCGGCGTATCTGACGCAGGCCCGGCCGGCACTCGCGAAGGGTCGCGGAGAACCTGCCCTGTTCCTGAACCAGCGTGGGCGACGCCTGACCAGGCAGGGATGCTGGAAGCTTCTGAAGCGATACGCGGAGATGGCGGGGTTGACTCGCCGCGTCTCGCCTCACACGCTTCGCCATTCCTTCGCCACGCATTTGCTGGATGGTGGAGCCGACATTCGCATCGTCCAGGAGTTGTTGGGACACGCAAGCGTATCGACGACTCAGGTGTATACCCTCGTCAGCCAAGAGAGACTGCGCGAGGTCTACGATTCCTATCACCCGCGTGCCAAGCGTCCGCCTGTGACGCGTCACGCCTAGGGAGGAGAGCCCGATGGAGATCGCCGAACTCGACCGTTTTCGGACCGCGCTCGACGAGCTTCGCGAGGAGTTGCGGAAGCAGCTGACGGAACTCGGCGCCAACCCCGACGAGGAATCCCTCGACGGGGTTGACTACGACTTCGGGTTTGCCGACTCCGCGCAGTCCACCGCCGAGCGAGGGAAGGTGCTCGCCCTTGTTGAGCGCCTCCGCGAGCAACTCGCCGAGGTGGGTCACGCGTTGCACAGGATGGACGAGGGGGGTTACGGGACCTGCATCAGGTGCGGCCAGACCATTGGAGCCGAACGCCTAGAAGCCCTTCCTTACAGCACGCTGTGCGTGTCCTGTAAGCAGAAATCCACGTAGGTCCCACTTGTTCACCCGCTTCCAGCTGGGATAGCATCCTCCGGGCCACAAGGCGACTCATGTCTACGTAGCCTTGTCGACTTTTCGGAGGGGGAGCGGTGGCAAGAATCATCTCGCTTGCCAATCAGAAGGGCGGGGTCGGGAAGACGACCACCACCATCAACCTGGGGGCAGCGCTCGCGGAGCGCGGCCAGCGGGTTCTACTTGCGGACTTCGATCCGCAAGGGGCGTTGTCGGTGGGCGTCGGGGTGAACTCGATCGAACTTGACCAAACGATCTACAACCTTTTGCTGGACCGGCAGTGCCGGTTTGAGGACGTGGTCGTAAAGACCAACATGGTCGGCGTCGAATTGCTGCCCGGCAACATCGACTTGTCGGCGGCAGAAGTCGTGCTGGTCAGCGAAGTTGCGCGCGAGCAAGCCCTTAAGCGAGTGCTTGGGCCGATTCGAGACGACTACGACTTCGTCCTAATCGACTGTCCGCCGTCGCTCGGCCTGCTGACCGTAAACGCGCTGACCGCATCGGACGGCGTGATCATCCCGCTGGAGTGCGAGTTCTTCGCTCTTAGGGGAATGGCGTTGCTCGTGGACACTATCGAGAAGGTTAGGGATCGACTTAACCCTGAACTAGACATTGAGGGTGTCGTTGCAACGATGTACGACGGACGCACTCTGCACGGGAAAGAGGTTCTGTCTCGCGTGCGAGAGGCTTTCGCGGCCCGCTTGTTCGAGACGACCATACCGCGAACCGTGCGTTTCGCTGAGGCGCCGGTGGCGGGGGAGTCGATTCTTGCGTACGCACCGAACACAAAGGGAGCCCAGGCGTACCAAAGCTTGGCCAAGGAGGTGCTGGGAGTTGTCGACGACGAAGAGAGCGAGCCTACCTGGGGCGGAGGAGCTGTTCCGGGCGACGGGCATAGCCCGACCGGAACCAGTGCGAGAGATGTCGCGAGCGGTGGATTCGGGACCGACGCTCCAACAACCAGCGCGTTCGACGTTCCAGTCGACACAGCGCCATGTAGACAAATCTACGAAGATACAGGCCCCGAGGCAGGGGAGTACGCGCCAACGCCATGAGGAGAAGGTCACCTTCTACTGCACTCGAGAGGAATTGCTGGCGCTCGAGCGCGCTCGCCTCGCGCTGAAGGAGATCGGTGCGTCCGCGGATCGCGGCCGCCTGGTTCGGGAGGCGTTGTCGTACACGCTTGCCGATCTCGAAGCCAACGGGCCCGCGTCGATTCTCGCCGACCGCCTTCTCCGCCGCCGGTAGGCGTTACCCTCAGACTCCACTAGAGATTTAAGGAACGCGCTATGGATCCCGTCGCCGGACTCGGGGTGCTGATTGGCTTCGTGGCGGGGCTTTCCCTCCATGACTATGCCCACTCGCTGGCCGCGACAGCTCTCGGGGATCGAACCCCCCGTCTCATGCGCCGAAGAACCCTCGATCTGCGAGCCCACGCGGATCCTCTGGGGACGATCATTCTGCCGGGCATTTTCGCGATTGCGGCGGCGTTCGGGTCGCCGCTGTCGCCCATGTTCGGGTGGGGGAAGCGGCACGCGCTCAACCCCCGCGCTCTACGTCACCCCAGTCGGGACGTTGTCATCGTGGCGCTCGCCGGCCCAGGTGCGACGCTGCTGCTGGCTTTCCTGGCGATATCGCTGGTCAGGATCGTCGGGTGTGGTCCCGGTGGCAGGGTCCTGGCATGGGGCGCGCTGGCGTTGGTGTTTCTCACTGTGATTGAGGTCCTGCCGATTCCAGGACGGGACGGGGGTCGCATTCTTGCGCGGTTCCTTCCTTCGCATGCGGCGATCCGGATGGAGGAGTTGATCCAATACGAGGTGCTGTTTCTTCTTGGCCTCTACATGTTCCTTCGCGGCGTCGTGAACGGGATTGCCGACCAGGTCATCCGGTCCCTCGGCGGGTTATCTTGCTGATCGCGCACCTCGCGAGCGCGGGCGAGTCGCGCGGGTACACTGCATGAGACATGGCGTACCAGGTGAAGCTTGAGGTGTTCGAAGGTCCCTTCGACCTGCTGTTGCACCTTATTTCGAAACGGGAACTCGACGTCTACGAGGTTTCCCTGGCGCAGATAACCGAGGAGTACCTCGATCACCTGCGGGGCATGCAGGATTTCGACCTCGAGATCGCTACGGAGTTCTTGGTGGTTGCCGCCACCCTGATTGAGATCAAGGCCTCCCGCCTGCTGCCGGGCCCACCCTCGGACGACGAAGACGCGCTGGCGCTGAGTTCGCGGGACATGCTGATCGCGAAGTTGCTGGAGTACCGGGCGTTCAAGGATGCGGGAGTCCTGTTCCTGCAGGCCATTGCCGACAACGTCGGATACATCGGCAGATCTGCCGGCCCCGGCCGGGAGTTCGACAGGCTCTGTCCGGACCTGCTGGCTCGGGTCTCGCCCGTGGATCTCGCGACGCTAGCCGCGCGCGCGCTGTTGCCGAAGCCTGTTCCGACGCTGGACCTGAGCCATATCTCGCCAATTCGAGCAACGGTGGCCGAGGCTGTTTCCCACGTTCTACGTGAACTTGCTAAGCGTCGGTCGATTTCGTTCGACGAGATCGTGGCGGGGTGCAAGTCGCGAATCGACGTTGTTGTTCGATTCCTCGCAGTCCTCGAACTCGTGAAGAGCAACGAGGTCGAGGTCCGCCAGAAGGAGTCATTCGGCGAGATTTCGTTGAGCCGTCGTGGGGATGTCGGTGTAGTCGTAGATCTTGCTATCGACGAGTACGAGAGCGTCGGAGGAGACGCGCGTTGAGCGATCTTCTCCGGCAGTTGGAGGCCATCTTGTTTGTGGCGGATGAGCCCGTGCCGTTGGTGCAGCTCGCGCAGGTGACGGAGACGGCGCGAGACGCCGTTCACGCCGCACTCGAAAGCATGCGTTCGGAGTGCGAGAGCGCCGGACGCGGTGTTGTGGTCCGTGAGGTTGCCGGCGGATGGCGGATGTACACGCATCCAGAGGTCGCCTCGTATGTTGAGCGCTTCGTGTTGGCCGTGCAGCAGCCGCGGCTGACGCAGGCCGCACTCGAGACGCTCGCGATCATCGCTTACAAACAGCCGGTCAGTCGTCAGCAGATCTCGGCAATTCGAGGTGTGAATTCCGACGGTGTCGTCACTACCCTGGAGTCCCGCGGGCTTGTGCGGGAATCTGGGCGGGACCCGGGACCGGGGCAAGCAGTGCTGTACGGAA from Actinomycetota bacterium encodes the following:
- a CDS encoding TraR/DksA C4-type zinc finger protein; translation: MEIAELDRFRTALDELREELRKQLTELGANPDEESLDGVDYDFGFADSAQSTAERGKVLALVERLREQLAEVGHALHRMDEGGYGTCIRCGQTIGAERLEALPYSTLCVSCKQKST
- the scpB gene encoding SMC-Scp complex subunit ScpB; the protein is MSDLLRQLEAILFVADEPVPLVQLAQVTETARDAVHAALESMRSECESAGRGVVVREVAGGWRMYTHPEVASYVERFVLAVQQPRLTQAALETLAIIAYKQPVSRQQISAIRGVNSDGVVTTLESRGLVRESGRDPGPGQAVLYGTTPLFLERMGLRSIDELPAIASMLPSGAVANELEP
- the xerD gene encoding site-specific tyrosine recombinase XerD, which encodes MSTSERSHVESSRSTADLAHRFLDHLRVERGVAPNTLNAYGRDLRLYLADLADQGIDDVACIRDQDISGFVERMRGREYAEGRRYSEATVARVIAAVRGFHRYLLREGIVGSDASEPVGSMRISRALPKALSSDEVERLLRAVAAEGPAALRDRAMLETLYAAGLRISELTFLDVDDVDLEDATVRCVGKGSKERVVPMGRVAVDALAAYLTQARPALAKGRGEPALFLNQRGRRLTRQGCWKLLKRYAEMAGLTRRVSPHTLRHSFATHLLDGGADIRIVQELLGHASVSTTQVYTLVSQERLREVYDSYHPRAKRPPVTRHA
- a CDS encoding segregation/condensation protein A — protein: MAYQVKLEVFEGPFDLLLHLISKRELDVYEVSLAQITEEYLDHLRGMQDFDLEIATEFLVVAATLIEIKASRLLPGPPSDDEDALALSSRDMLIAKLLEYRAFKDAGVLFLQAIADNVGYIGRSAGPGREFDRLCPDLLARVSPVDLATLAARALLPKPVPTLDLSHISPIRATVAEAVSHVLRELAKRRSISFDEIVAGCKSRIDVVVRFLAVLELVKSNEVEVRQKESFGEISLSRRGDVGVVVDLAIDEYESVGGDAR
- a CDS encoding site-2 protease family protein, whose product is MDPVAGLGVLIGFVAGLSLHDYAHSLAATALGDRTPRLMRRRTLDLRAHADPLGTIILPGIFAIAAAFGSPLSPMFGWGKRHALNPRALRHPSRDVVIVALAGPGATLLLAFLAISLVRIVGCGPGGRVLAWGALALVFLTVIEVLPIPGRDGGRILARFLPSHAAIRMEELIQYEVLFLLGLYMFLRGVVNGIADQVIRSLGGLSC